A single Equus quagga isolate Etosha38 chromosome 8, UCLA_HA_Equagga_1.0, whole genome shotgun sequence DNA region contains:
- the LOC124243707 gene encoding uncharacterized protein LOC124243707: MGMATIRAKGEKKSRSEQNKERVWAAVTSCLTNVPPTLLRAVAAAAAGAAAPAGGRGEALGSVGRFPSNSRPQELTAIGTLGANPVGRGRTTPPPPLTSLVSLASSLGAPQCAPAARVLDGGTPEPHTGAKRREHEAPAREAGLLHPRGTSSPALAAVRSTPGQAGSCDASLCVRGRRRGLLGRSWSLLPRLLAPRASSLASQDAAASILPAAQLTRLQSCN; encoded by the coding sequence ATGGGAATGGCAACTATCAGAGctaagggggagaaaaagagccGGAGTGAGCAAAACAAAGAGCGAGTGTGGGCCGCAGTGACTTCATGCCTCACCAATGTCCCGCCCACGCTGCTTcgagctgttgctgctgctgccgccggaGCCGCCGCGCCTGCTGGAGGCCGGGGCGAGGCGCTCGGTAGCGTGGGGCGGTTTCCTAGCAACTCGCGGCCCCAAGAGCTAACAGCTATCGGCACATTGGGAGCCAACCCCGTGGGCCGGGGCAGGACCACTCCTCCCCCGCCCCTCACGAGCCTCGTCTCCCTCGCATCCTCGCTGGGTGCACCCCAGTGCGCGCCAGCTGCCCGGGTTCTGGACGGCGGGACGCCTGAGCCTCACACTGGGGCCAAAAGGCGAGAGCACGAAGCTCCCGCCCGCGAGGCCGGCCTCCTGCACCCCCGCGGAACCTCCTCTCCTGCGCTCGCGGCCGTGCGCTCCACTCCCGGCCAAGCAGGGAGCTGCGATGCCTCGCTGTGTGTCCGCGGGCGCCGGCGGGGGCTTCTAGGGCGCTCCTGGAGCCTCCTACCCCGGCTGCTGGCACCCCGAGCTTCCTCCCTCGCCAGCCAGGACGCTGCCGCTTCGATTTTGCCTGCTGCTCAGCTGACGAGGTTGCAAAGCTGCAACTAA